A portion of the Nitrospirota bacterium genome contains these proteins:
- a CDS encoding protoheme IX farnesyltransferase: MNKSIRTSLELCKITLSFFSALSAATGFILAGTNSTFQIIFTVAGVFFLACGSCALNQYQERRTDALMDRTKNRPIPSGRMKPLHALFFSLILLLAGFLILGFTGSLPAFLLGGCAVVLYNGVYTYLKRKTAFASVPCAVIGAIPPAIGWFAASGKFPDHHILAVCFLFYIWQITHFWLLFLSHGSDYEKAGLPSLTKLFAGRQLERIVFIWLFATAVATLLTSLYGLFTSRAVNLLLFAVTIWLIWNGVKLVSRKNENTFVYRSAFNKMNTYILFVMSLLSVDRVI, translated from the coding sequence ATAACGCTGTCCTTTTTCTCCGCCCTCTCTGCCGCCACCGGTTTCATACTCGCAGGCACGAACTCTACATTTCAAATTATATTTACGGTAGCAGGCGTATTCTTTCTTGCCTGCGGTTCCTGCGCCCTCAATCAATACCAGGAGAGACGCACTGACGCGCTCATGGACAGGACAAAGAACAGGCCGATACCTTCAGGCAGGATGAAGCCGCTTCACGCATTATTTTTTTCGCTGATACTTTTGCTCGCCGGATTTTTGATACTTGGTTTTACAGGCAGTCTTCCTGCTTTTCTATTAGGCGGCTGCGCAGTTGTATTGTACAACGGAGTTTATACATACCTGAAAAGAAAGACGGCCTTTGCATCGGTCCCGTGCGCTGTGATTGGTGCGATACCGCCCGCGATAGGGTGGTTTGCGGCTAGCGGGAAGTTCCCCGACCATCACATATTAGCCGTATGCTTTTTATTCTACATCTGGCAGATCACCCATTTCTGGCTTTTATTTTTATCTCACGGCAGCGATTATGAAAAGGCGGGCTTGCCGTCATTGACAAAGTTATTTGCGGGAAGACAGCTTGAGAGGATCGTCTTCATCTGGCTTTTTGCAACGGCAGTGGCCACCTTGTTAACGTCTCTTTATGGATTGTTCACATCGCGCGCTGTTAATCTTTTGCTCTTCGCCGTCACCATTTGGCTCATATGGAATGGAGTAAAACTGGTGAGCAGGAAAAACGAGAACACATTTGTTTACCGTTCCGCATTCAATAAGATGAATACGTACATTTTATTTGTCATGTCTCTATTGAGTGTTGACAGGGTTATTTGA